One window from the genome of Candidatus Chlorohelix allophototropha encodes:
- a CDS encoding caspase family protein yields the protein MGRYAICVGIDDYDNLPEGWDSLEFAGVDARAMSEILLDTAYGAFDKVELLTKPAQTTLSGLIDALKRLFYEIKPEPDDLVLLYFAGHCGLDPQDRLFLIPSDGRINHWGIPDLASMLRLENIAAYFSGSYTNNLVLVLDMAYTGERSALARRVKLTENPNFFTIGSIISAEIIDQLHMLKHSPFSYSLFKALKQPPKPDGWLMVSSIQNFIVRQLRELLDTYWAEHSQMLNYPSELMDDLPLLRVASESEEFTREVKIALQRNGYRMGNTNRFEQKIGRLRAEITVAFTRAVIEVLALDNGHGNWSELQAQQFAEQIERLKTMGEITHGLIISRNELDQEILDYLRRTKLDYMTLEDALAQV from the coding sequence ATGGGTCGCTACGCAATTTGCGTTGGTATAGATGACTACGATAACTTACCGGAAGGCTGGGATTCGCTAGAATTTGCCGGTGTAGATGCCCGTGCTATGTCAGAAATCCTCTTGGATACAGCATATGGCGCGTTTGATAAGGTTGAGCTTTTGACCAAACCGGCACAAACTACACTTTCCGGTCTAATAGATGCGCTTAAACGTCTTTTCTACGAGATAAAGCCAGAGCCAGATGACCTCGTTTTACTTTATTTTGCCGGACATTGTGGACTTGACCCACAGGATCGCCTCTTTCTAATTCCTAGCGATGGTCGTATTAATCACTGGGGTATTCCTGATCTTGCCAGTATGCTCCGCCTTGAGAATATTGCTGCTTACTTTTCGGGTAGTTATACGAACAATCTGGTTCTAGTGCTGGATATGGCATATACCGGAGAACGTAGCGCCTTGGCACGCCGGGTAAAATTGACAGAAAACCCCAATTTTTTCACCATCGGTTCGATTATTAGCGCCGAGATTATTGACCAATTGCATATGCTAAAGCATAGTCCATTTAGCTATAGCTTGTTCAAAGCTTTGAAGCAACCGCCAAAACCCGATGGATGGTTGATGGTAAGCTCAATTCAGAACTTTATAGTCCGCCAGTTACGAGAGTTGTTGGATACATACTGGGCTGAACACAGCCAGATGTTAAATTATCCCAGCGAACTTATGGATGATTTGCCTTTATTACGGGTAGCTTCCGAATCGGAAGAATTTACCCGCGAGGTAAAAATAGCCTTGCAGCGTAATGGGTACAGGATGGGTAATACAAATCGCTTTGAACAAAAAATCGGCAGATTGAGGGCAGAAATAACCGTCGCCTTCACTCGCGCTGTTATCGAAGTGTTGGCGCTGGATAATGGACATGGGAACTGGAGCGAGTTACAGGCGCAGCAATTTGCCGAGCAGATTGAGCGTTTGAAAACTATGGGTGAAATAACTCACGGCTTGATTATTAGTCGCAATGAGCTTGATCAGGAGATTTTAGATTACCTGCGACGCACCAAACTTGATTATATGACACTGGAAGATGCACTTGCACAGGTTTAG